From a region of the Paenibacillus sp. R14(2021) genome:
- the msrB gene encoding peptide-methionine (R)-S-oxide reductase MsrB, which translates to MTTNLTAGFNGDFNKEEKLKTLTVHQYNVTQRGMDEQPFNNEYWDNEEEGIYVDIVSGEPLFSSKDKYDAQTGWPSFSKPLDSNNVVLKRKFFFGSQVRSLHADSFLGDVFKDGPQPTGLRFCVNSAAMEFIPKADLEKRGYGSYVEHFND; encoded by the coding sequence ATGACGACTAACTTAACGGCAGGCTTTAATGGAGATTTCAACAAGGAAGAAAAGTTGAAGACGTTGACTGTACATCAGTACAACGTAACGCAACGCGGCATGGACGAACAACCGTTTAATAATGAATATTGGGATAACGAAGAAGAGGGAATCTACGTAGATATTGTTTCTGGTGAGCCGTTGTTTAGCTCGAAGGACAAATACGATGCACAGACAGGCTGGCCTAGTTTTTCAAAGCCATTGGATTCAAACAATGTTGTCCTTAAACGCAAATTCTTTTTTGGGTCTCAAGTAAGAAGTCTGCATGCGGATTCCTTCCTGGGTGACGTATTCAAAGACGGGCCTCAGCCAACGGGGCTGCGGTTCTGCGTTAACTCTGCAGCCATGGAATTTATTCCGAAAGCTGATCTTGAAAAAAGGGGTTACGGTTCTTACGTCGAGCATTTTAACGATTAA
- a CDS encoding SDR family NAD(P)-dependent oxidoreductase translates to MNKTAFVTGANKGIGFEIAKQLGEKGWRVVLGARDTERGETAVSELAAQGLDAAFVQIDMADLEKIEQAAHMIKAKYPELKLLVNNAGMPGAFSRSFTDTKEEDLRNAFEVNFFGTYRLNQLLFPLIKDNEATVVNVTTDMASLDHMQNAEFTLNAFDYNSSKTANNAMTVSMAYEVRNSGAQVFAVTPGFTTTDLNGNAEGGKSKAEGAAIIVEYATDGKRHNGEFLNAQGVLPW, encoded by the coding sequence TTGAACAAGACGGCATTTGTAACAGGAGCTAATAAAGGAATCGGATTCGAGATCGCAAAACAGCTAGGCGAAAAAGGCTGGCGTGTGGTCCTTGGCGCCCGCGACACCGAACGGGGCGAAACAGCCGTTTCTGAACTGGCCGCCCAAGGGCTCGACGCGGCGTTTGTTCAAATCGATATGGCCGATTTGGAGAAGATTGAGCAAGCTGCGCACATGATTAAAGCGAAATATCCGGAGTTAAAGCTTCTGGTCAATAACGCCGGCATGCCGGGCGCTTTTTCTCGCTCTTTTACGGATACGAAAGAAGAAGATCTGCGTAACGCCTTTGAAGTGAATTTCTTCGGAACCTACCGATTAAACCAGCTCTTGTTCCCGTTAATCAAGGATAACGAAGCCACTGTAGTAAACGTAACAACCGACATGGCTTCCCTTGACCATATGCAAAACGCGGAATTTACGTTAAACGCATTCGACTATAATTCGTCTAAAACAGCCAACAATGCCATGACCGTTTCTATGGCCTATGAAGTAAGAAACAGCGGCGCCCAAGTATTTGCGGTGACGCCGGGCTTTACTACGACGGATCTGAACGGCAATGCTGAAGGCGGTAAGTCTAAAGCGGAAGGCGCTGCAATTATCGTAGAATATGCAACGGATGGTAAACGTCACAACGGTGAATTCCTGAACGCGCAAGGCGTTCTCCCGTGGTAA
- a CDS encoding helix-turn-helix domain-containing protein: MDKNKFKADCRLLFGRWNYDIVKELMSGPKRNSDIKRTLPISSTILTDRLRMFEAKNLILRHMYPESPMRVEYALTDKGEAMRPTVEAFERWISQYIDC, encoded by the coding sequence ATGGATAAAAACAAATTCAAAGCTGATTGCCGGCTGCTATTCGGCAGATGGAATTATGACATCGTGAAGGAATTAATGAGCGGTCCGAAACGTAATTCGGATATCAAGAGAACCCTGCCGATTTCCAGCACGATCTTGACCGATCGGCTGCGTATGTTTGAAGCCAAGAACTTGATCTTGCGTCATATGTACCCCGAGAGCCCAATGCGCGTGGAATATGCATTGACGGATAAAGGGGAAGCGATGCGGCCAACAGTCGAAGCATTCGAACGATGGATAAGCCAATATATTGACTGTTAG
- a CDS encoding epoxide hydrolase N-terminal domain-containing protein, whose product MTQQQIRPFHVNVPEEELTELRNRINATRWPEKETVSDQSQGVPLATIQQLARYWANDYDWRKIEARMNSFPHFLTEIDGLDIHFIHVRSKHEDAMPILIAHGWPGSIIEQMKLIEPLTNPTAHGGNASDAFHLVIPSCLATGSRASRPRPAGILSILQVRMAN is encoded by the coding sequence ATGACACAACAACAGATTCGTCCGTTTCACGTGAATGTACCAGAAGAGGAACTAACCGAGTTACGCAACCGCATCAATGCAACAAGATGGCCGGAGAAAGAAACGGTCTCAGATCAATCGCAAGGCGTACCACTCGCGACGATTCAGCAACTCGCTCGTTATTGGGCAAATGATTACGACTGGCGCAAAATCGAAGCGAGAATGAACTCCTTCCCGCATTTCCTTACCGAAATCGATGGTCTGGACATTCACTTCATTCACGTTCGTTCGAAGCATGAAGATGCGATGCCGATTCTCATTGCGCATGGCTGGCCAGGCTCGATCATTGAGCAGATGAAGCTTATCGAACCCCTTACGAATCCTACGGCACATGGCGGAAATGCCTCAGATGCATTCCATTTGGTTATTCCATCATGCCTGGCTACGGGTTCTCGGGCAAGCCGACCACGACCGGCTGGGATCCTGTCCATATTGCAAGTGCGTATGGCGAACTGA
- a CDS encoding MerR family transcriptional regulator, translated as MFTIGQVAKEAGLNIGAIRFYERKGLLEPAARSEKNNRLYTENELNWLVFIKCLRKTGMGVEDIKQYYEMVKTGTTTLPQRIKLIQDQKQKLLGDMEEKKAQLAHLEHKIDRYYRGENY; from the coding sequence ATGTTTACGATCGGACAAGTGGCGAAGGAAGCGGGATTGAACATCGGAGCGATTCGTTTCTATGAAAGAAAAGGACTGTTAGAACCGGCTGCGCGAAGCGAAAAAAATAATCGTCTCTACACCGAGAACGAGCTGAATTGGTTGGTATTCATCAAATGTTTGCGCAAAACCGGAATGGGTGTGGAAGACATCAAGCAGTACTATGAGATGGTTAAAACCGGAACCACGACCCTCCCTCAGAGAATTAAGCTCATTCAAGACCAGAAGCAAAAGCTTCTGGGCGATATGGAGGAGAAGAAAGCGCAGCTTGCTCACTTGGAGCATAAGATTGATCGTTATTACCGCGGTGAGAATTACTGA
- a CDS encoding Ger(x)C family spore germination protein, whose amino-acid sequence MKHRPTAIILLLSCIVITTGCWDRIEISDRVFDLAASADLNENGTTLIAAQFIAPSKIEQSSKGGAGGDKPYFIESGSGKTPLEAIQRMRQKLSRIITRGHRRNYYFGEKLAKHGVKDLLDAFTRDPGNRMRLDIWVVKGNTGLHALQVPYPLEKIPSVAPLKIHKAVGGTAGTTYLDFIMTSSTEGECPTLPVVDIVTGNTQTKTIRFYGRAIFNHDYKLVGYLNFVEGAYRQWILKRISYLDLVEYVPKAGGSVGVVVTKFGSKLKSSVTQENKLKMEIELSGLGHIVENNTNLDLIELKNLNLVQNSINEKMSEHVLKMITKVQKQYGTDVFGFIQALNRQHPREWSKLKGRWDQIFPNIEVTVKVNVNLKYIGLVGPPLQFKESEVRK is encoded by the coding sequence ATGAAACATCGCCCGACAGCTATTATTTTATTACTATCCTGCATCGTAATAACTACGGGTTGTTGGGATCGTATAGAAATATCGGATAGAGTATTTGATCTTGCTGCGTCGGCTGATCTTAACGAGAATGGAACGACTTTAATTGCCGCTCAATTTATTGCCCCCTCCAAAATAGAACAAAGCTCAAAAGGAGGTGCCGGTGGTGACAAACCTTACTTTATTGAGTCAGGCAGTGGTAAAACGCCTCTTGAAGCTATACAAAGAATGAGACAAAAACTTTCTAGAATTATAACCCGCGGTCATCGACGCAATTATTATTTTGGAGAAAAACTGGCTAAACATGGCGTGAAGGATTTACTGGATGCTTTTACGCGAGATCCGGGCAATCGAATGCGACTGGACATTTGGGTGGTCAAGGGAAATACCGGCTTACACGCTTTGCAAGTACCCTACCCCCTGGAGAAAATCCCTTCCGTCGCACCACTCAAGATACATAAAGCAGTTGGAGGGACTGCGGGTACAACCTATCTCGACTTTATCATGACTTCAAGTACGGAAGGAGAATGTCCCACTCTGCCTGTAGTTGACATTGTAACGGGTAATACCCAAACAAAAACGATCCGATTTTATGGTCGTGCTATTTTTAACCATGATTATAAATTAGTTGGTTATTTGAATTTTGTTGAAGGCGCTTATCGACAGTGGATTCTCAAACGAATATCTTACCTTGATTTAGTGGAATATGTCCCCAAAGCAGGTGGGAGTGTTGGTGTAGTGGTTACAAAATTCGGAAGTAAACTAAAGAGCAGCGTAACACAAGAAAATAAGTTGAAGATGGAAATTGAGCTCAGCGGTCTGGGACATATTGTAGAGAATAATACGAACCTGGATCTAATAGAGCTGAAAAATTTAAATCTTGTGCAGAACAGCATCAACGAGAAAATGAGCGAACATGTTCTTAAAATGATCACTAAAGTCCAAAAACAATATGGCACGGATGTATTTGGTTTCATTCAGGCCCTGAACCGCCAGCATCCAAGGGAATGGAGTAAATTAAAAGGGCGTTGGGATCAAATATTTCCAAATATTGAAGTTACCGTTAAAGTAAATGTAAATTTAAAATATATTGGTCTCGTAGGGCCGCCGCTTCAATTTAAGGAAAGTGAGGTTAGAAAATGA
- a CDS encoding VOC family protein, with product MSGVEGNVPFYFNGDFGTGDTSKRWIAEGNCKNEIAFYQSIFSGEPVIRFDSEEKIRSAYEALAAGGKIVKPLMEAPIGGLFAAVTDRNGIGWNLQYDRG from the coding sequence ATGAGCGGAGTTGAGGGGAATGTTCCCTTTTATTTTAACGGCGATTTTGGAACCGGGGATACGAGTAAAAGATGGATTGCCGAAGGCAATTGTAAAAACGAAATCGCGTTTTATCAAAGTATATTCAGCGGAGAGCCGGTAATCCGATTCGATTCTGAAGAAAAAATTCGCAGTGCTTATGAGGCATTGGCGGCTGGGGGCAAGATCGTCAAGCCATTAATGGAGGCTCCCATCGGCGGACTTTTTGCGGCTGTAACGGATCGCAACGGCATCGGGTGGAACCTGCAATATGATAGGGGATGA
- a CDS encoding peptide-methionine (S)-S-oxide reductase, whose amino-acid sequence MYTQVIRADTQKIRLITKSFLTLRVISNQRFDKPIATKIAAVTTFYKAEDEHQNYYKKVRFSSFLNKLGR is encoded by the coding sequence ATGTATACGCAGGTTATACGGGCGGACACACAAAAAATCCGGCTTATAACGAAGTCGTTTCTAACACTACGGGTCATCTCGAATCAACGGTTCGATAAACCGATTGCAACGAAGATTGCTGCTGTAACAACGTTCTACAAAGCCGAGGACGAACATCAGAATTATTACAAAAAAGTCCGTTTTTCTTCATTTCTGAATAAACTTGGGAGGTAA
- a CDS encoding DUF2663 family protein, producing the protein MPWNALNLSQDSKDKLNKLRSRKQDETRHARLLSIYWAVLIGVGILFFMAFNKTILVPAGGDAMALLELFLGSKSVSLLFFVAIGLIMLIVDQAKRLKKAKDKVKALRIEIVDKLRTSWVKTNNSDLRDTITRMVKEETDVDIYYSS; encoded by the coding sequence ATGCCATGGAATGCTCTAAATTTGTCGCAAGATTCCAAAGACAAGTTAAATAAACTCAGAAGCAGGAAACAAGACGAGACTCGTCATGCCAGGCTTTTAAGCATTTATTGGGCTGTTCTTATAGGCGTCGGCATCCTATTTTTCATGGCTTTCAATAAAACCATTCTAGTCCCAGCTGGCGGGGATGCGATGGCGCTATTAGAACTATTCTTGGGCAGTAAAAGCGTTAGCTTATTATTTTTCGTTGCAATCGGGCTCATCATGTTAATCGTAGATCAGGCTAAAAGATTGAAAAAGGCAAAAGATAAGGTTAAAGCCTTGCGTATTGAGATTGTTGATAAATTAAGAACCTCCTGGGTGAAGACGAATAATTCTGACCTAAGAGATACCATTACACGAATGGTAAAAGAAGAAACTGACGTCGATATTTATTATTCATCCTAA
- a CDS encoding MarR family winged helix-turn-helix transcriptional regulator, with translation MTEHHDERLEIIDNVFRANVLLERIGHSLSSQAGLTSQHQWFILRALSEAGDLSFKELGNNMLVTKQNMTGMVQRLKQNGFVATYESPQDRRVTKVSITNEGKEALANVNEYSVPKMERTFKGFSAHELASFSSFLEKMIGNMKKET, from the coding sequence ATGACTGAGCACCATGACGAACGACTAGAGATTATCGACAACGTTTTCCGGGCAAATGTATTATTAGAACGTATCGGCCACAGTTTGTCCTCGCAAGCCGGTTTGACCAGCCAGCACCAATGGTTTATTCTTCGCGCTCTTTCGGAAGCCGGCGATCTATCCTTCAAAGAATTGGGGAACAACATGCTTGTGACCAAGCAAAATATGACAGGCATGGTGCAGCGGCTGAAACAAAACGGATTCGTCGCGACTTACGAGTCTCCGCAGGACAGACGCGTCACCAAAGTCAGCATCACCAACGAAGGAAAAGAGGCGCTGGCCAATGTCAATGAATATTCCGTGCCGAAGATGGAACGTACATTTAAAGGATTTTCCGCGCATGAATTGGCATCGTTCAGCAGCTTTCTTGAAAAAATGATCGGAAATATGAAAAAAGAGACGTAA
- a CDS encoding pyridoxamine 5'-phosphate oxidase family protein has product MFAMRNEKRNCTDAVKIQHFLEQARVGFFGLSSEDVPYVIPLNFVWLKDNIYFHGAEKGRKVTYIEHNPRACFTVSENYGTITSPIPAKTDTAYRSVIIEGTLLRVNDLDEATEAMEIMLNKYVPGYYDRPLGRTHLERYVSPLGSPTAIYKLIAASVAAKEKEEIPGRMFYDGKTVHTDRA; this is encoded by the coding sequence ATGTTTGCTATGCGCAATGAGAAACGCAATTGTACCGATGCTGTAAAAATACAACATTTTCTCGAACAAGCCCGGGTTGGATTTTTCGGGTTATCTTCAGAGGATGTCCCTTATGTCATTCCGCTCAATTTCGTTTGGCTGAAAGACAATATATATTTTCACGGGGCGGAAAAAGGAAGAAAAGTCACTTATATCGAGCATAACCCCCGAGCCTGCTTTACCGTTAGCGAGAATTATGGGACCATCACGAGTCCGATACCCGCCAAGACAGATACCGCCTATAGGAGTGTCATCATTGAAGGAACCCTACTTCGCGTCAACGATTTAGATGAAGCAACGGAAGCCATGGAGATCATGCTGAACAAGTATGTGCCAGGCTACTATGATCGACCGCTGGGGCGGACTCATTTGGAACGATATGTTTCCCCCTTGGGGAGCCCAACCGCTATTTACAAATTAATTGCAGCCTCCGTGGCGGCCAAAGAGAAAGAAGAAATTCCGGGGCGTATGTTCTACGATGGCAAAACTGTTCATACCGACCGGGCGTAA
- a CDS encoding nitroreductase family protein, whose protein sequence is MSKLFLEAVKARRTFYGLSKEIVVSVDRVKEIVGEAVNHTPSAFNSQSSRVVVLFGEQSDKLWNITKETLRKIVPAENFAATEERINGFANGYGTILFFEDQTVVKGLQEKFASYADNFPIWSNQSSGMLQHVIWTALVAEGLGASLQHYNPLIDAEVAQNWQLPGEWKLIAQMPFGKPTSVPGDKEFMPQSDRVKFF, encoded by the coding sequence ATGAGCAAATTGTTTTTGGAAGCTGTCAAAGCTAGACGCACCTTCTACGGGCTGAGCAAGGAAATCGTTGTATCTGTAGACCGGGTCAAGGAAATCGTAGGCGAAGCCGTCAATCATACCCCGTCCGCATTCAATTCGCAAAGCTCGCGCGTAGTCGTTCTTTTCGGAGAACAATCGGACAAACTATGGAACATTACGAAAGAAACGCTCAGAAAAATCGTTCCCGCCGAAAATTTCGCAGCGACCGAAGAAAGAATCAACGGTTTTGCGAACGGCTACGGTACGATCTTATTTTTTGAAGACCAAACTGTCGTGAAGGGCTTGCAAGAGAAATTTGCGTCTTATGCCGACAATTTCCCGATCTGGTCGAACCAGTCCTCGGGCATGCTGCAGCACGTAATTTGGACGGCGCTTGTCGCAGAAGGTCTCGGAGCTTCTTTGCAGCACTACAATCCACTTATCGATGCTGAAGTCGCGCAAAACTGGCAACTTCCGGGGGAATGGAAGCTGATTGCGCAAATGCCATTCGGAAAACCGACTTCCGTACCGGGCGACAAGGAATTTATGCCGCAGTCGGACCGTGTGAAGTTTTTCTAA
- a CDS encoding spore germination protein: MIKSILNNCYDIVYRRIQIFGQINVLFVYLDGLVDTKALENNLLKPWMLGTPRPELGELKSLDLMLEQLVSTAKIKTTEIMDETIQSILSGNVVILPEGVNHAVIAKLIGFEHRAVEEPSSETTIRGPKEGFTECITVNTSMLRRKIHSPKLKLESLTIGNLSKTTIVIAYIEGIVKNTILEEVRKRISQIEIDTVLDGAFIEEFIEDKPFTLFPQVQNTERPDIVASCLAERKVAVFIDGTPFVLIVPCTFWNSFQSADDYYERFIYATIIRSLRMILITTSLYLPSIYVAISTFHPQLLPTNFLISITSAREGVPFPAVIEALLIEFLFEGLREAGIRMPRQNGSAISIVGALVLGQAAVQAGIISAPIVIVVSLTGIASLITPRYSMGTAFRVLRFPMLIFSGMFGLYGVTMASIFLLIHLINLESFGVPYLSPIAPLSRSELKDVLIRAPWWKMGAIPLSFRRHFRFSKGQKPGENQGDSA, encoded by the coding sequence ATGATCAAAAGTATTTTAAATAATTGTTATGATATCGTCTATCGACGTATACAAATATTCGGACAAATCAATGTTTTATTCGTTTATTTGGATGGTTTGGTGGATACCAAAGCACTAGAAAACAATTTACTTAAACCTTGGATGTTAGGTACTCCCCGTCCAGAATTGGGTGAGCTAAAGTCTCTGGATCTAATGTTAGAACAGTTGGTTTCCACCGCAAAAATAAAAACAACCGAGATCATGGATGAAACCATACAAAGTATTTTATCCGGTAATGTAGTTATCCTACCGGAAGGAGTAAACCATGCAGTTATCGCGAAATTGATAGGCTTTGAACACCGAGCCGTTGAGGAGCCCTCAAGTGAGACGACGATTCGGGGACCAAAAGAGGGCTTTACGGAGTGTATAACCGTAAACACAAGCATGCTGCGAAGGAAAATTCATAGCCCAAAACTTAAACTGGAGTCTCTGACCATTGGCAATCTATCGAAAACAACAATTGTCATCGCTTACATTGAAGGGATCGTTAAAAATACGATTCTTGAAGAAGTTCGTAAACGAATCAGCCAAATTGAAATCGATACGGTACTCGATGGGGCTTTTATCGAGGAATTCATTGAAGATAAGCCGTTCACCTTATTCCCGCAAGTGCAGAATACCGAACGTCCGGATATTGTTGCCTCATGTCTTGCAGAAAGGAAAGTAGCGGTTTTTATTGACGGCACACCGTTTGTACTTATTGTACCCTGCACGTTCTGGAACTCATTTCAATCGGCTGATGATTATTATGAGCGATTTATTTACGCTACCATTATCCGTTCATTACGAATGATTTTGATTACCACTTCACTTTATTTACCTTCTATATATGTTGCAATCTCAACGTTTCATCCTCAACTATTACCTACAAATTTTTTGATCAGTATTACCTCCGCTCGGGAAGGGGTTCCCTTTCCAGCTGTCATTGAAGCCTTATTGATCGAATTTCTATTCGAGGGCTTACGCGAGGCTGGAATACGAATGCCACGGCAAAATGGTTCGGCAATCAGTATTGTTGGGGCTCTGGTTCTTGGACAAGCGGCCGTTCAGGCAGGGATCATATCCGCTCCGATCGTCATTGTTGTTTCTCTGACTGGCATTGCTTCCCTCATCACCCCGCGGTACAGCATGGGAACGGCATTTCGAGTACTCCGTTTCCCGATGCTTATTTTTTCAGGGATGTTCGGATTATACGGAGTTACGATGGCCTCTATATTCCTTCTCATTCACCTCATCAATCTGGAATCATTTGGAGTGCCTTATTTAAGTCCGATAGCTCCCCTATCAAGATCTGAATTAAAAGATGTACTCATCCGCGCGCCATGGTGGAAAATGGGTGCTATTCCGTTATCCTTTCGACGACATTTTCGATTTTCCAAAGGTCAAAAACCAGGTGAAAATCAAGGAGACTCCGCATAA
- a CDS encoding alpha/beta hydrolase → MPGYGFSGKPTTTGWDPVHIASAYGELMNRLGYTKYAAQGGDWGAIIVDQMGVQEPKGLIGLHTTLPGAVPIEIDAALWSGNPLPPGLSDEEQIACEQINLVMGTRPQTLAGLVDSPVGLAAYMLDHDAKSLDMIGRTFDGQKEGLTRDDVLDNITLIWLTSTAIAAARIYWENKTPFFAAKGVNIPVAVSVFPDEVYLAPKSWSEQAYPNLIHYNRLPKGGHFAAWEQPELMTAELRTAFKSLR, encoded by the coding sequence ATGCCTGGCTACGGGTTCTCGGGCAAGCCGACCACGACCGGCTGGGATCCTGTCCATATTGCAAGTGCGTATGGCGAACTGATGAATCGCCTTGGATACACGAAGTACGCGGCGCAGGGCGGCGACTGGGGAGCAATTATCGTTGATCAAATGGGTGTTCAAGAACCTAAGGGACTGATTGGCCTTCACACCACGCTGCCTGGCGCGGTTCCAATCGAGATTGATGCGGCGCTCTGGTCCGGTAACCCGCTGCCACCTGGTCTCTCAGACGAAGAGCAGATTGCTTGCGAGCAAATTAATCTAGTCATGGGAACGCGCCCGCAGACACTGGCCGGACTGGTGGATTCGCCGGTTGGTTTGGCAGCTTATATGCTTGACCATGATGCGAAAAGCCTAGACATGATCGGCAGGACTTTTGACGGACAAAAAGAAGGCCTGACGCGCGACGACGTTCTCGACAACATCACGCTCATCTGGCTGACGAGCACGGCGATTGCCGCTGCACGTATCTACTGGGAGAACAAGACGCCATTCTTTGCCGCCAAGGGCGTCAATATCCCTGTTGCTGTGAGCGTCTTCCCTGACGAGGTTTATCTGGCACCGAAGAGCTGGAGCGAGCAAGCCTACCCGAACTTGATCCACTACAACCGACTACCTAAGGGTGGGCACTTCGCAGCTTGGGAACAGCCAGAATTAATGACTGCTGAACTTCGCACGGCATTCAAGTCGCTGCGCTAA
- a CDS encoding DJ-1/PfpI family protein produces MKNIAILIFDDITVLDFTGPFEVFSQAKRNNDINIFTVAEELNPIYSNGNLSINPNYCFSNCPKPDILIIPGGVGTRREMDNTRLIAWIKSMHNEVEQLLSVCSGALLLAKADLLEGLKVTTHHNVFDLLENIVPSSTIVERNKRYIDNGKIIISAGVSAGIDMSLYVVEKIFGRDRALETASGMEYDWNEITVN; encoded by the coding sequence ATGAAAAACATAGCAATTTTAATATTTGACGACATTACTGTACTTGACTTTACTGGTCCTTTTGAAGTTTTTAGTCAAGCCAAAAGAAATAATGATATCAATATATTTACTGTGGCAGAAGAATTAAACCCTATATATTCCAACGGAAACTTAAGCATCAACCCCAATTACTGTTTTTCCAATTGTCCAAAGCCTGATATCTTAATAATTCCCGGTGGTGTTGGAACACGGAGAGAAATGGACAATACCCGTTTAATAGCGTGGATTAAGAGTATGCATAATGAAGTTGAACAGCTTTTATCGGTATGTTCTGGTGCTTTGTTATTAGCTAAAGCCGATCTCCTTGAAGGACTTAAGGTAACGACACATCATAACGTATTTGACTTGTTAGAGAATATTGTACCATCGTCAACAATAGTTGAAAGAAATAAGCGGTATATTGATAATGGAAAAATCATAATTTCTGCTGGAGTAAGTGCGGGTATCGACATGTCATTATATGTAGTAGAGAAGATCTTTGGAAGGGATAGAGCACTAGAAACAGCAAGCGGAATGGAATACGATTGGAATGAAATTACTGTTAATTAG
- a CDS encoding peptide-methionine (S)-S-oxide reductase, with amino-acid sequence MKGSRAGKENATMPSETAVFAGGCFWHMQDTFQKLDGVLNVYAGYTGGHTKNPAYNEVVSNTTGHLESTVR; translated from the coding sequence ATGAAAGGTTCTAGGGCAGGAAAGGAAAACGCAACAATGCCTTCCGAAACAGCTGTTTTTGCTGGCGGTTGCTTCTGGCATATGCAAGATACTTTTCAAAAGCTGGACGGCGTCTTGAATGTATACGCAGGTTATACGGGCGGACACACAAAAAATCCGGCTTATAACGAAGTCGTTTCTAACACTACGGGTCATCTCGAATCAACGGTTCGATAA
- a CDS encoding endospore germination permease translates to MKISGYQLFWMVFTMAFGMTALFTIPWPVALAKQDAWISMIAASLISLFTTFVAVKLSLLYPGQSFVQYSQLILGKWLGKTILVSYFLMWLSMTGIILREYADFVFLALFSTTPLWTIILIMLGASVYVTYSGGVRSIGRCSEIIGPICVIGSILIIVFSVNDWDWLRLLPVYANTGFVPIMKGSTLPASFLGESFMVVMFIPFMLKSNRAQISSLLGVLFASVAALAMTLVVILIFGPNIPARLIYPLYSAVTYISVMEFIQNVDVLAVLLWIISIFIKLSLYLFITSYGTAQFFHIKKWKNAIYLIAPMAFIISLLPRNFNIEMSYTKFWLAVIYPINIIGIPLLLWIVGTIRKKHMQNSELTPTSQ, encoded by the coding sequence ATGAAAATTTCTGGATATCAACTCTTTTGGATGGTTTTTACGATGGCATTTGGAATGACGGCACTTTTCACCATCCCTTGGCCCGTCGCTCTTGCCAAACAAGATGCTTGGATATCAATGATCGCAGCGTCCTTGATCAGCTTATTTACTACTTTCGTAGCCGTTAAACTAAGTCTCCTTTATCCTGGGCAAAGCTTTGTTCAATACAGTCAGTTAATTCTCGGAAAGTGGCTGGGAAAAACCATACTCGTTTCTTACTTTCTGATGTGGCTTTCCATGACAGGAATCATTTTAAGGGAATATGCTGACTTTGTTTTCCTTGCTTTATTTAGTACGACACCTTTATGGACTATTATTCTCATTATGTTAGGTGCAAGCGTATATGTCACCTATTCTGGGGGTGTAAGAAGTATCGGTCGTTGCAGCGAAATCATCGGCCCTATTTGCGTTATAGGAAGTATTCTCATCATTGTATTTAGTGTAAATGATTGGGACTGGCTTAGATTACTTCCTGTTTACGCTAACACGGGGTTCGTTCCTATAATGAAAGGAAGTACACTTCCTGCTTCTTTCTTAGGTGAATCATTTATGGTGGTCATGTTTATACCCTTTATGTTAAAGTCCAATCGAGCCCAGATCTCATCCTTATTAGGGGTTTTATTCGCTTCAGTCGCTGCCTTGGCAATGACATTAGTTGTCATTTTGATCTTTGGTCCGAATATACCGGCTAGATTGATTTATCCCCTTTATTCAGCTGTTACGTATATTTCTGTAATGGAATTTATTCAGAATGTCGATGTGCTGGCTGTCTTACTTTGGATCATCAGCATCTTCATTAAACTATCCCTTTATTTATTCATTACCAGCTATGGTACCGCACAATTTTTTCATATAAAAAAGTGGAAAAACGCAATTTACTTGATCGCACCTATGGCTTTTATCATTTCATTGCTGCCGCGAAACTTTAACATTGAAATGAGCTACACGAAGTTTTGGCTTGCAGTGATTTATCCCATAAATATCATAGGCATTCCTTTATTATTGTGGATTGTGGGTACCATTCGTAAAAAACACATGCAAAATAGCGAGCTCACGCCGACTTCTCAATAA